In Nitrospirota bacterium, the following are encoded in one genomic region:
- a CDS encoding glycosyltransferase family 9 protein → MNPTPAAKPAHALFIQCARMGDLIQTVPIFRALKRRRPRCKISLVFDRRYEALVREFPEVDTPWPLDVSEFWDSPAEQILNAARFREAVRWLRPLRETTFDMVCNLNYTPSGAILASIAKGRERRGFWYDPSTHRILHQGWFTYLLALTRHRRLNGFNLTEIFMRGAGFAPEPRDLYPARVPRRASGRIGIQVGASDNRKRWPNASFAALIKLIHEHTPYRVTLFGSPAERGAAENIRSLVPNLERVDLNTETPAHLLGQALEELDLLLTPDTGPMHVAAWSGVPTLALFTGSSYYVETAPWTENAVILQASTPFNPCQDGETCCRDFSCHAALSPEWVFGVLRGQIESAQNGRDYSGLAAECTLQPEAAIAVPAWKDGTLGYATGGAEQEIIERDFYKAFWVSILGPEGTPLPHSIEGPRPGVEALQTAQLLFSSLSSLESTGKPEERNARLRRSLTDLKSRFPELALMFEYYGLTPPPATGTPGGPRGQEAAPRPVASGGARSTESQEAADGHV, encoded by the coding sequence ATGAACCCCACGCCCGCCGCGAAGCCGGCCCACGCGCTCTTCATCCAATGCGCGCGGATGGGCGATTTGATTCAAACCGTGCCGATCTTTCGCGCCCTCAAGCGCCGGCGCCCCAGGTGCAAGATCTCGCTCGTGTTCGACCGACGGTACGAGGCGCTGGTCCGGGAGTTTCCGGAGGTGGACACGCCATGGCCCTTGGACGTTTCCGAATTCTGGGACTCACCCGCCGAGCAGATCTTGAATGCGGCGCGTTTCCGCGAGGCCGTACGATGGCTCCGCCCACTGCGGGAAACAACCTTCGACATGGTGTGCAATCTGAACTACACCCCCTCCGGGGCGATCCTCGCCTCAATCGCGAAAGGCCGCGAGCGCCGCGGGTTCTGGTACGACCCTTCCACGCACCGGATCCTCCACCAAGGGTGGTTCACGTATCTCCTCGCACTCACCCGGCACAGACGCCTGAACGGCTTCAATCTCACCGAGATCTTCATGCGCGGCGCCGGATTTGCACCCGAACCCCGCGATCTCTACCCCGCGCGGGTGCCCCGTCGAGCATCCGGTCGAATCGGCATCCAGGTGGGCGCCAGCGACAACCGGAAGAGATGGCCGAATGCCTCGTTCGCCGCACTCATCAAGCTGATCCACGAACACACCCCCTATCGTGTGACGCTATTCGGCTCTCCCGCCGAACGGGGCGCGGCAGAGAATATTCGATCTCTCGTTCCGAATCTGGAAAGGGTGGACCTCAACACGGAGACGCCCGCTCATCTGCTTGGACAGGCGCTCGAAGAATTGGATCTCCTGCTCACTCCGGACACCGGCCCCATGCACGTGGCCGCGTGGTCGGGTGTGCCCACACTCGCGCTCTTTACGGGGAGTTCCTATTACGTGGAGACGGCCCCCTGGACGGAAAACGCCGTCATTCTCCAAGCCTCCACTCCTTTCAATCCCTGTCAGGACGGTGAGACTTGTTGTCGGGACTTCTCCTGCCACGCCGCCCTGTCCCCCGAGTGGGTCTTCGGTGTCCTTCGCGGCCAAATCGAATCGGCGCAAAACGGAAGGGATTATTCCGGCCTGGCGGCTGAATGCACCTTGCAGCCGGAGGCGGCCATCGCGGTACCGGCCTGGAAAGACGGGACGCTGGGATACGCAACCGGCGGCGCGGAGCAGGAAATCATCGAACGCGATTTCTACAAAGCCTTTTGGGTCAGCATCCTGGGACCCGAGGGAACCCCGCTGCCCCACTCCATTGAAGGTCCTCGCCCCGGAGTCGAGGCCCTTCAGACCGCGCAACTTCTATTTTCTTCACTGTCCTCCCTTGAATCCACCGGAAAGCCGGAAGAGCGAAATGCACGCCTGCGAAGAAGCCTGACGGACCTCAAGTCACGGTTCCCCGAATTGGCCCTGATGTTCGAATACTACGGTCTCACCCCACCACCCGCAACCGGCACGCCGGGCGGGCCGAGGGGACAAGAGGCCGCTCCGCGGCCGGTTGCGAGTGGTGGGGCAAGGTCGACCGAATCGCAAGAGGCGGCTGACGGTCATGTTTGA
- a CDS encoding glycosyltransferase family 9 protein gives MAPKFLVVQLTRLGDLLQTTPLISGLRERHPEAFIAALVNKRFEKALAGHPDLDEIFLLDADFLASWHAGNREDFLSGHHRISDLARTLRALKFDCVFNASFNDIGGTMARLAGSREVRGYVARLDGSLDAPDFIGRYFHAEIQGSHFPQPHVADVLQCLGGFAPRGKPYTSPPGDGGDWGHHFLNEHSADPGEVLIGVQPGSNSERKGLPAEAVASLAVSAAAKPGRRIVILGSIQERECFERIRALTSAPLVDATGIGWRELSSLIPRLAVLVSGDTAPAHLATALGTRVIAIFRGESHYSITGPYGNGHWSFDPPGPEASLPPVECIIQVVEAAIAGGEPALLPAALRGWKLYRSEFGPDGWLRTLPHRATALSEADRVRLLMLGWWKRLLRADTDKSRPEPAGMPHPAGEASDLPEASAELIRSNLLQAEVLLQETVMALSTANGQGIRIMEQNDRLLERLDDQTPGKVVSPLLRLLSTEKSLVFSKDPSVAREETIQAYRRLQDRLANLRRFLAP, from the coding sequence ATGGCTCCTAAGTTCCTTGTCGTCCAGCTCACACGCCTCGGAGATCTCCTCCAGACCACCCCGCTGATTTCCGGACTGCGCGAGAGGCACCCGGAGGCCTTCATCGCGGCTCTCGTGAACAAACGGTTCGAGAAGGCCCTGGCGGGCCATCCGGACCTGGATGAGATTTTCCTCCTTGATGCCGATTTCCTCGCCTCGTGGCATGCGGGAAACCGGGAGGATTTTCTGTCCGGGCACCATCGGATTTCCGACCTCGCACGGACCCTCCGCGCTCTGAAATTCGACTGCGTATTCAACGCATCGTTTAACGACATCGGAGGCACCATGGCCCGCCTCGCGGGCTCACGGGAAGTCCGGGGGTACGTTGCCCGTCTCGATGGTTCGCTCGATGCCCCCGATTTCATCGGCCGCTACTTCCACGCCGAGATCCAAGGATCCCACTTTCCACAGCCCCACGTGGCGGATGTGCTTCAATGCTTGGGCGGTTTCGCCCCGCGAGGCAAGCCGTACACCTCGCCCCCGGGCGATGGCGGCGATTGGGGCCACCATTTCCTCAACGAGCATAGCGCCGATCCGGGAGAGGTCCTGATTGGAGTTCAACCGGGCTCCAACTCGGAACGGAAGGGCCTTCCCGCAGAGGCCGTCGCTTCCCTGGCCGTTTCCGCAGCCGCCAAACCGGGACGCCGCATCGTCATTCTCGGATCCATCCAGGAGCGCGAATGCTTCGAGCGGATACGGGCGCTGACGTCGGCTCCCCTGGTGGATGCGACAGGCATCGGCTGGCGTGAGTTGAGCTCGTTGATACCGCGGCTGGCCGTCCTCGTTTCCGGCGACACGGCGCCGGCGCACCTGGCCACCGCGCTCGGGACCCGTGTGATCGCGATCTTTCGGGGTGAATCCCACTATTCGATTACGGGACCCTACGGCAATGGACACTGGTCATTCGATCCACCGGGGCCTGAGGCGTCCCTCCCACCGGTGGAGTGCATCATTCAGGTGGTGGAAGCCGCCATCGCCGGGGGCGAGCCTGCCTTGCTCCCGGCGGCACTCCGGGGCTGGAAACTCTATCGTTCCGAGTTCGGGCCGGATGGATGGCTGCGCACCCTCCCTCATCGGGCAACGGCGCTCAGCGAAGCGGACAGGGTCAGACTTCTCATGCTCGGTTGGTGGAAACGCCTGCTCCGCGCCGATACGGACAAGTCAAGGCCTGAGCCGGCCGGAATGCCTCACCCCGCAGGGGAGGCTTCGGACCTTCCCGAGGCCTCCGCGGAGCTCATCCGGTCGAACCTCCTCCAGGCCGAAGTGCTCCTCCAGGAGACCGTGATGGCCCTCTCCACGGCCAACGGGCAAGGCATCCGGATCATGGAACAGAATGACCGGCTGCTCGAACGGCTCGATGATCAGACGCCTGGGAAAGTCGTTTCGCCTCTCCTTCGACTGCTCTCTACGGAAAAGAGCCTCGTTTTTTCCAAGGATCCATCCGTGGCGCGAGAAGAAACGATCCAAGCCTATCGGCGTCTCCAGGACCGTCTTGCCAACCTCCGTCGTTTTCTAGCACCATGA